Within Acidobacteriota bacterium, the genomic segment TTGGCGGACGCAACTACGGCATCAGCCAGCTCAATCGCGCGCTGGCCTCGCGCCAGCCGGGGAGCATCTTCAAGCCCTTTGTCTACGCCGCCGCATTGACGGCCTACCAGAAAGGAACGTCCACGCAGCCCTGGACGCCGATGTCCACCGTGCTCGACGAACCGACCACTTTTGAGTTCGACAAAAAGCAGTATCAGCCGGCCAACTATGGCCGGGTCTACTATGGCGACGTAACGCTGCGCACCGCGCTGATGAAATCGTTGAACGTGTCCACGGTGAAGCTGGCCGAGAGCATCGGCTACGATACCGTGGTGGCGCTGGCGCGCCGAGCGGGAATTAACAATCGCATCAAACCAACGCCCTCTATCGCGCTGGGCGCCTACGAGATCACGCCGGTGGAGATCGCCGGAGCGTATACCATCTTCGCCAACCAGGGCATACGCCTCGATCCCTACTTCCTCAGCGTGGTGCGCAACAAGGATGGCGGGCTGCTGGACATCAATTACCCACGCAAGACGCCCGTGCTGGAACCCGCCGTCGCCTACGTGATGACCAACATGATGGAGGACGTGATCAATCACGGCACCGGCGCTCCGGTGCGCGCGCGCGGCTTCACCGCACCGGCGGCTGGCAAGACCGGTACCACGCAGGACGGCTGGTTCGCCGGCTACACGTCGAACTTAATCACGATTGTCTGGGTGGGATATGACGACAACCGCGAGCTGCGCCTCACCGGCGGCGCCGCCGCGCTGCCCATCTGGACCGAGTTCATGAAGCGCGCCATCGCGCTGCCGCTCTACAGCGACGTGCGCGAGATCGCTCCGCCCGACGCCGCGCCCGAGGGCGCCGTAGTGGTCTCCATCGACCCGGCCACGGGAGAGCTGGCCACACCCGCCTGCCCCGGCACCATCACCGAATTTTTCATCAAAGGCACCGAGCCGACGAAAGTTTGCCACCTGCACTACTCACCCGAGCAGGACCGAGTCGCCGCCGCGCCGCCCCCGCCCTCCGAATCACCAAGCACCCCCGCCGCGCCGGTCGCCGCGCTGCCCACCGCGCCTGCGCCCATCCCCGTGGCCGCCGCGCCGGAAACATCCGTAACCGTCCCCGTGAAACCGCAGCCCGCGAAGCCCGCCGAGCCGCCGAGGAAAAAAGGCTTCTGGGGCCGCATCTTTGGCGGTTAGGGGAGGCAGTTAGCCGCGCGCGGCACTGTCACGCGGCACTGTCGCGCGGCGAGAATTGCGCTCACCGTGGCTACTCATGCCTCCTAAACACCATTCCTGCAGGAGAAGCTGGGGTACAATTTACTGGTGTGGACGCGATTCTGCTGAGTGCGCCGGGGAATCTTCTTGGAAAAATCTTTTGTTCAACCCGGGACGGAGGCTGGGGCTGAGGCTGTGAAATCCGGCGAGCCATTGGCGGCGGAGCCAGCGCGGGCTACACCCTACATGCCCGCACAAGGCACGCCCGCACAGGCCATGCCTGCTTCGGGAAAGACCAAGGTCTGCGAGGCCTGTGGGAGCGAATTCCAGTGCTTCGCGGAAAGCGCCTGCCAGGGAAGCACGGAATGCTGGTGCGCGGCGGTGAAAACAACTCCCGGCATACTGGAGAGGCTGCGCGCCAGTTATCAGGATTGTTTGTGCGCGAACTGTCTCGACAAGGCTGCGCAGACGATCGAATCTGCTTCCCTTTAATCTTCCGTGCCGGAGCGCTGCAGGATGGTGGCGAAGAAGCCGTCGGTGGCGTTGCGCTCCGGGCTGGTCTCCAGATAGTTGGCGGCGAGCAGGTCTCTGACAGCGGGATCATTCGTATCCTTCATCGATTGCCCCAGACGCGCGGCTTCCTCGCTGATACGAATCAGGCGGAATTCCGGATGGCTGGCCAGGAAAGTATCAACCACGCCACGGTTTTCTTCCGGTTCAAACGAACAGGTGCTGTAGACCATTCTCCCGCCCGGCGAGAGTACGGCGGCGGCGCGATCCAACAACTTCAGTTGCAGCGCGGCCAGTTGCGGAATCGCCTCGGGCTGAAGCCGCCATTTGATCTCTGGATTGCGGCGCAGGGTGCCGGTGCCGCTGCATGGCGCGTCCACGAGGATGCGGTCAAACGCTGGAATGCCATCAAACGACGCGCCAAACGGTAGAGGTTGTGTGCCATCCAGCACCACTCGATGAATTTTCGCGGCTGGGTTTGGTCCGCCTGAAACCATCGCTGGAACCATCGAATGCCGCAGACGGTGGTGATGGAGATCGCCCGCGATGACGCGCCCGCCCGTGCTGTTCCCTGAGGCCCCGGCGTATCGCGCCAGCAGCGCGGTCTTATTGCCCGGTGCGGCGCACAGGTCCAGCACGCGCTGGCCGGGGCGCACATCGAGCAGCAGCGGAATTAACTGCGACGCCTGATCCTGAATGGCGATCTCACCGCGGCGGAACAGTCCGGTCGCGGTTACCTCTCCACCCAGAATGGTAATGCAGTCCTTCAGAATGGCGGAGGGCGTTGCATTCACGTTAGCCGCAATCAAATCTTCCAGGATTTTCCCCGCGCTATCCGCTTGGTTGCCGCGCACGTAGACCACTGGAGCTTGATTGCTGCTCTCGGCGCGCGTGGCTGCCTGCGCTATTCCCAGCCGCGCCGCCCAGCGCACCAGCAGCC encodes:
- the rsmB gene encoding 16S rRNA (cytosine(967)-C(5))-methyltransferase RsmB, with protein sequence MSAPSSPFNKASKPKTSRPKPPSPARQAAFEILLRVEKQASFASELLRGQLTHNLSLRDAALCTELVMGSLRWQRKLDFIAQRFTQGSWLKFDAEVRIALRLGIYQLMNLTRVPAHAAIGESVELVKRAGKTSAAGLVNAVLRKASNLAHGSSFANLRPVGISDLEWKAIECAYPDWLLVRWAARLGIAQAATRAESSNQAPVVYVRGNQADSAGKILEDLIAANVNATPSAILKDCITILGGEVTATGLFRRGEIAIQDQASQLIPLLLDVRPGQRVLDLCAAPGNKTALLARYAGASGNSTGGRVIAGDLHHHRLRHSMVPAMVSGGPNPAAKIHRVVLDGTQPLPFGASFDGIPAFDRILVDAPCSGTGTLRRNPEIKWRLQPEAIPQLAALQLKLLDRAAAVLSPGGRMVYSTCSFEPEENRGVVDTFLASHPEFRLIRISEEAARLGQSMKDTNDPAVRDLLAANYLETSPERNATDGFFATILQRSGTED